The following proteins are co-located in the Manihot esculenta cultivar AM560-2 chromosome 7, M.esculenta_v8, whole genome shotgun sequence genome:
- the LOC110618795 gene encoding cyclin-D3-1, giving the protein MAIQHHDEQQSSSFVLDSSLYCEEERWEEEAEEVCQNEILHVICDNNGTRKNPFFFPLSSMLKQDLSWEDGELHSLFSKEEEEEQSQVSFYNTEENADSCLSIARQQAVEWMLKVNAHYGFSALTAILAVNYLDRFLSSYYQRDKPWMIQLVAVTCLSLAAKVEETQVPLLLDLQVEDAKYVFEAKTIQRMELLLLSTLKWKMHPVTPLSFLDHIIRRLGLKTHLHWEFHKRCESLLLTVVSDSRSTTFLPSLLATATMMHVIDQVEPLNRMDCQNQLLGVLKVCKEKVNDCYELILELSKNKTNASAVKSHKRKYEPIPSSPSGVIDATVFSSDSSNDSWALSSSVTSSPEPLFKKNRAQDQRVFVDMVGSPR; this is encoded by the exons ATGGCTATCCAACACCATGATGAACAACAAAGCTCTTCTTTCGTGCTAGACTCTTCTCTCTACTGTGAAGAAGAGAGATGGGAAGAGGAAGCAGAGGAGGTCTGTCAAAATGAGATTTTACATGTAATATGTGACAACAATGGAACAAGAAAgaatcctttttttttcccaCTTTCCTCAATGCTTAAACAAGATTTGTCGTGGGAAGATGGAGAGCTTCACTCACTCTTctctaaagaagaagaagaagaacaatcCCAAGTTAGTTTCTACAATACTGAAGAAAATGCAGATTCTTGTCTCTCTATTGCTCGTCAACAGGCTGTGGAGTGGATGCTTAAGGTCAATGCCCATTATGGGTTTTCAGCTCTAACTGCAATCTTGGCTGTTAACTATCTAGACAGATTTCTCTCCAGCTATTATCAAAGAGACAAGCCATGGATGATCCAACTTGTGGCTGTTACTTGTCTTTCTTTGGCTGCAAAAGTTGAAGAGACCCAAGTGCCTCTTCTCCTTGACCTCCAA GTGGAGGATGCTAAGTATGTGTTCGAGGCGAAAACCATTCAAAGAATGGAGCTTTTGCTGCTTTCTACGCTGAAATGGAAGATGCATCCAGTGACTCCACTCTCTTTTCTTGATCACATCATTAGAAGGCTTGGATTAAAGACCCATCTCCATTGGGAGTTCCACAAGAGATGTGAAAGTCTTCTACTTACTGTAGTCTCag ATTCAAGATCCACCACCTTTCTTCCTTCTCTATTGGCTACTGCCACAATGATGCACGTTATAGATCAAGTTGAGCCCTTAAATCGTATGGACTGTCAAAACCAGCTTCTGGGTGTTCTTAAAGTCTGCAAG GAGAAGGTAAATGATTGTTATGAACTCATTCTCGAGCTATCAAAGAACAAAACAAATGCTTCTGCTGTTAAGTCTCACAAGCGAAAGTATGAGCCAATCCCCAGCAGTCCAAGTGGTGTGATTGATGCTACTGTTTTTAGCAGTGACAGCTCAAACGATTCTTGGGCTCTGAGTTCTTCAGTCACTTCATCTCCAGAACCACTTTTTAAGAAGAACAGAGCCCAAGACCAGCGGGTTTTTGTGGACATGGTTGGCAGCCCTCGTTAA